A portion of the uncultured Bacteroides sp. genome contains these proteins:
- a CDS encoding calcium/sodium antiporter, producing MNILLLIGGLLLILLGASGLTDGAASIAKRFKIPSIVIGLTIVAFGTSTPELAVSVSSALKGSADIAIGNVVGSNIFNTLMIVGCTALFAPIVITRSTLRKEIPLCILSSIVLLICANDVFFDKSEDNILSITDGLIMLCFFIIFLGYTFAIVSNNRTESSNEEEEIKQMPIFKSTLYIIGGLCALIFGGQWFVEGASGIARGLGVSESIIGLTLVAGGTSLPELATSIVAALKKNPEIAIGNVIGSNLFNIFFVLGCSATITPLHLSGITNFDLLTLVASGILLWLFGLFFAKRTITRIEGSILILCYIAYTATLIYMA from the coding sequence ATGAACATACTACTTCTCATTGGAGGTTTGCTCCTCATCCTTTTGGGAGCCAGTGGATTGACAGACGGTGCAGCTTCCATCGCCAAACGATTTAAAATACCTTCTATTGTTATAGGATTGACCATTGTAGCCTTCGGCACTTCAACCCCTGAGCTTGCAGTGAGCGTCTCTTCTGCCCTGAAAGGTAGTGCGGATATTGCCATCGGTAATGTCGTTGGTAGCAATATATTCAACACATTGATGATAGTAGGGTGCACAGCTCTATTTGCACCAATCGTGATTACTCGCAGCACACTACGCAAAGAAATACCACTATGCATCCTCTCTTCAATTGTCTTACTGATATGCGCCAACGATGTCTTCTTCGATAAAAGTGAAGATAACATTCTGAGCATTACAGACGGTTTGATCATGCTTTGCTTCTTTATTATCTTCTTGGGATATACCTTTGCCATCGTCTCAAACAATCGCACAGAGAGTAGCAATGAAGAAGAAGAGATTAAGCAAATGCCCATATTCAAATCGACACTCTACATTATTGGCGGATTGTGTGCACTCATCTTTGGCGGACAATGGTTTGTGGAAGGTGCCAGCGGCATTGCACGAGGATTGGGTGTAAGTGAATCGATCATAGGCCTAACATTGGTTGCAGGAGGAACTTCTTTACCTGAGTTAGCCACATCAATTGTTGCGGCTTTGAAGAAAAACCCCGAGATCGCCATTGGTAATGTCATTGGTAGTAACCTCTTCAATATCTTTTTTGTATTGGGATGCAGTGCCACCATCACCCCGCTCCATTTAAGCGGTATTACCAACTTCGACTTATTAACGCTAGTTGCATCGGGCATTTTATTGTGGTTGTTCGGCCTCTTTTTCGCAAAGCGTACCATCACACGAATAGAAGGGAGTATTCTTATTTTATGCTATATTGCCTACACCGCTACACTTATCTATATGGCCTAA
- the coaD gene encoding pantetheine-phosphate adenylyltransferase: MKRAIFPGTFDPFTIGHNSVVLRSLTFMDEIIIGIGINENKNTYFPIEKRVDMVRKFYKNEPRIKVQSYDCLTIDFAQQVDAKFIIRGIRTVKDFEYEETIADVNRKLADIETILLFTEPELTCISSTIVRELLSYNKDISQFIPEGMEL, from the coding sequence ATGAAAAGAGCTATATTCCCTGGAACATTCGATCCTTTCACCATCGGACACAACTCAGTTGTGCTTCGTTCACTTACTTTTATGGACGAAATTATCATAGGAATAGGTATTAATGAAAATAAAAACACCTATTTTCCTATAGAAAAGCGCGTGGACATGGTTCGGAAGTTCTACAAGAACGAACCACGGATTAAAGTACAGTCTTACGACTGTCTGACCATTGACTTTGCGCAACAAGTAGATGCGAAGTTCATCATTCGTGGCATTCGTACAGTAAAAGATTTCGAATACGAAGAGACCATTGCCGACGTTAATCGTAAATTGGCAGACATTGAAACAATCCTCCTATTTACTGAACCCGAGCTGACTTGCATTAGCTCTACTATTGTACGTGAACTTCTCAGCTATAACAAAGATATTAGTCAATTCATTCCTGAAGGAATGGAATTATAA
- a CDS encoding DNA topoisomerase IV subunit B, whose amino-acid sequence MEEIYEEKQQEVSYTEDNIRTLDWKEHIRRRPGMYIGKLGDGSHSDDGIYVLLKEAMDNSIDEYMMGYGKTIEVTVAEGKVTVRDHGRGIPLGKVVDVSSKMNTGGKYDSKAFKKSVGLNGVGIKAVNALSSYFKVCSFRDGEMKAVQYDQGNIIEESPIVTTREDNGTLTEFIPDNSIFKDYQYQREYIEPLLKNYVFLNSGLSIIFNGKRFHSRNGLVDLLNENMTTDPLYPIIHLKGDDIELVLTHSNQYGEEYYSFVNGQHTTQGGTHLTAFREALSKTIKEYFSKNFDYADIRSGIVAAISIKVEEPVFESQTKTKLGSKDISPDGLSISKFIGDFVKKELDNYLHINHETSDIMLQKIQDSEKERKAIAGVTKLARERAKKANLHNRKLRDCRIHLNDSKGKDLEESSIFITEGDSASGSITKSRDVNTQAVFSLRGKPLNSYGLTKKIVYENEEFNLLQAALNIEDGIEALRYNKVIVATDADVDGMHIRLLLITFFLQFFPDLIKKGHVYILQTPLFRVRNKKKTMYCYTDDERIKAINELGPNPEITRFKGLGEISPDEFRHFIGKDIRLEQVSLRKNDLVKELLEFYMGKNTMERQNFIIDNLVIEEDIA is encoded by the coding sequence ATGGAAGAAATTTACGAAGAAAAGCAGCAAGAAGTTTCTTATACCGAGGATAATATCAGAACACTCGACTGGAAAGAGCACATCCGTCGCCGCCCCGGTATGTATATTGGAAAGTTAGGAGATGGTTCACACTCGGATGACGGCATCTATGTCCTTCTCAAAGAAGCGATGGACAACTCCATTGACGAGTATATGATGGGGTATGGCAAAACAATTGAAGTCACTGTAGCCGAGGGGAAAGTGACTGTTCGTGACCATGGCCGCGGCATTCCGCTTGGTAAAGTCGTTGATGTTTCTTCCAAAATGAATACCGGAGGAAAATATGATTCCAAAGCATTCAAGAAGTCCGTTGGTTTGAACGGAGTGGGTATCAAAGCCGTGAATGCCTTGTCGAGCTATTTCAAAGTATGCAGCTTCCGAGATGGAGAAATGAAAGCCGTACAATATGATCAGGGAAATATTATCGAAGAATCTCCTATCGTAACTACTAGGGAGGATAACGGAACATTAACCGAATTTATCCCCGACAACAGCATCTTTAAAGACTATCAATATCAAAGAGAATACATTGAGCCACTACTAAAAAACTATGTGTTCCTCAATTCAGGACTAAGCATTATTTTCAACGGAAAACGTTTTCACTCACGCAACGGGTTAGTCGACTTGCTCAATGAGAATATGACTACCGATCCACTCTATCCCATCATCCACTTAAAAGGCGATGATATAGAATTGGTATTGACTCACAGTAACCAATACGGAGAGGAATATTATTCATTTGTAAATGGACAACACACCACACAAGGCGGAACGCACCTAACCGCTTTCCGTGAAGCGTTGAGTAAAACCATCAAAGAATACTTCTCTAAAAACTTTGATTATGCCGATATCCGTAGCGGTATCGTAGCAGCCATAAGCATCAAAGTGGAAGAACCTGTCTTTGAATCGCAAACAAAAACAAAACTGGGTTCAAAAGATATCTCTCCTGATGGCCTGTCCATAAGCAAGTTTATTGGAGATTTCGTGAAGAAAGAATTGGATAATTACCTCCATATCAACCACGAGACGTCCGATATCATGCTGCAAAAGATTCAGGATTCGGAAAAAGAACGAAAGGCCATAGCCGGAGTAACGAAACTAGCCCGGGAACGAGCAAAAAAAGCAAATTTGCATAACCGCAAGCTGCGCGACTGCCGAATTCACCTGAATGACAGTAAAGGGAAAGATCTTGAAGAATCGAGCATCTTTATCACTGAGGGTGATTCTGCCAGCGGTTCAATCACCAAAAGCCGGGATGTGAATACGCAGGCCGTATTCAGCTTACGAGGTAAGCCCCTTAACTCTTACGGGCTAACAAAGAAAATCGTTTATGAAAACGAAGAGTTTAATCTGCTTCAGGCAGCCCTGAACATAGAAGACGGAATTGAAGCACTTCGCTACAACAAAGTGATTGTTGCTACCGATGCCGATGTGGACGGAATGCACATCCGACTGTTATTAATAACATTCTTTCTTCAGTTCTTTCCGGACTTGATAAAGAAAGGGCATGTATACATTCTGCAAACACCTTTATTCCGTGTTAGAAACAAGAAAAAAACAATGTATTGCTATACGGATGATGAACGAATAAAAGCGATTAACGAATTAGGACCAAATCCGGAAATCACCCGATTCAAAGGATTGGGAGAGATCTCTCCGGATGAATTTAGGCACTTTATTGGCAAAGACATCCGCTTGGAGCAGGTTTCACTTCGTAAAAATGACTTGGTAAAAGAGCTCCTTGAATTCTACATGGGCAAAAACACCATGGAAAGGCAGAACTTTATTATTGATAATCTGGTTATAGAAGAAGATATTGCGTAA
- a CDS encoding N-acetyltransferase produces the protein MAIIIKKVSDRKDLKKFIRLNYELYKTNPYSVPDLYDDMLNTFNKKKNAAFKFCEADYFLAYKDGQLVGRIAAIINKKANSIWNKKEVRFGWIDFIDDIEVSSALLKAVEEWGKERGMEAIQGPLGFTDFDAEGMLIEGFDQLSTMATTYNYPYYPQHMEKLGYVKDADWMEYKIYIPESVPEKHQRISDLVQRKYNLKVKKYTSAKKLSEEYGQAIFELMNEAYSPLYGYSPLSQGQINQYVKMYLPIVDLRMVTLITDQEDKLICVGISMPSLSIALQKAKGRMLPFGWYYLFKALFMKNRAKMLDLLLVAVKPEYQNKGVNALLFSDLIPVYQKLGFIFAESNPELELNGKVQAQWEYFKTEQHKRRRAFVKKIN, from the coding sequence ATGGCTATAATCATAAAAAAAGTATCAGATAGAAAAGATCTTAAGAAATTTATCCGACTCAACTACGAACTTTACAAAACCAACCCTTATTCCGTCCCCGATCTTTATGATGACATGCTGAACACGTTCAACAAGAAAAAGAACGCAGCATTCAAGTTCTGTGAGGCAGATTATTTCCTAGCCTACAAAGATGGGCAGTTAGTAGGACGCATAGCAGCCATCATAAACAAAAAGGCAAATAGCATCTGGAATAAGAAAGAGGTTCGTTTTGGCTGGATAGATTTTATTGATGACATAGAGGTGTCATCTGCATTGCTAAAAGCAGTAGAAGAATGGGGAAAGGAAAGAGGGATGGAAGCGATACAAGGCCCACTTGGTTTTACCGATTTTGATGCAGAAGGAATGCTTATTGAAGGATTCGATCAGTTAAGCACCATGGCAACGACCTATAATTATCCTTATTATCCCCAACACATGGAGAAGCTTGGATACGTAAAAGATGCCGACTGGATGGAATACAAAATATACATACCGGAATCAGTGCCGGAAAAACATCAGCGCATATCCGATTTAGTTCAACGAAAATACAATCTGAAGGTTAAAAAATACACTTCTGCAAAGAAATTATCCGAAGAATATGGGCAGGCTATCTTTGAGCTTATGAATGAAGCTTATAGTCCACTATACGGATATTCTCCCCTTTCGCAAGGACAAATCAATCAATACGTAAAAATGTATCTTCCGATCGTCGATCTGCGCATGGTCACTTTAATTACAGACCAAGAGGACAAACTGATTTGCGTAGGGATCTCTATGCCATCTCTTTCAATCGCTTTGCAGAAAGCGAAAGGCAGAATGCTTCCTTTCGGATGGTATTATTTATTCAAAGCTTTATTCATGAAGAATAGAGCCAAAATGCTAGATTTACTATTGGTTGCAGTCAAACCTGAATATCAGAATAAAGGCGTTAATGCGCTGTTATTTTCCGATTTAATTCCGGTTTATCAGAAATTAGGTTTTATCTTTGCGGAAAGCAACCCTGAACTTGAGTTAAACGGAAAGGTTCAAGCTCAGTGGGAATACTTTAAAACAGAGCAACACAAACGCCGACGTGCGTTCGTGAAGAAAATCAATTAA
- the istB gene encoding IS21-like element helper ATPase IstB, translated as MNNQETADQLEGLKLKGMADAYKAIISLPMQDRPGMELTIAKLVEAERIYRNNQKTMMYLKTSKLRYGACIEDIECSVARNLTKDMMSQIGDCSFIRRAENILITGLTGCGKSYLACALGRQACQLGFRTEYLNMNKFIERIALSKIDGTFLKVITHLEKNELIILDDFGLQPLDVNSRLALLQILEERYDRKSVIIISQLPIAKWYDYIAEPTLADAIMDRLINNATHIELKGESMRKRQKK; from the coding sequence ATGAACAATCAAGAAACAGCGGACCAGTTAGAAGGTCTCAAACTTAAAGGGATGGCCGATGCTTATAAGGCTATCATCAGTCTGCCCATGCAAGACAGGCCCGGTATGGAGCTTACCATAGCCAAACTCGTTGAAGCGGAACGTATTTACCGCAATAACCAAAAGACCATGATGTATCTGAAAACCAGCAAGCTCAGATACGGTGCGTGCATAGAGGATATAGAATGTTCGGTGGCGCGCAATCTGACCAAAGACATGATGTCTCAAATTGGGGATTGCAGCTTTATACGCAGGGCGGAGAATATCCTAATAACAGGGCTTACAGGATGCGGCAAGTCTTATCTGGCATGTGCATTGGGAAGGCAAGCATGCCAACTGGGATTCCGAACGGAGTATCTGAATATGAACAAGTTTATTGAGAGAATAGCCTTGTCGAAAATCGATGGAACCTTCCTCAAAGTGATTACCCATCTGGAGAAGAATGAACTAATCATACTGGATGACTTTGGATTACAACCATTGGATGTAAACTCCAGATTGGCGCTCTTGCAAATCTTAGAGGAAAGATATGATAGAAAATCGGTTATTATCATATCGCAATTGCCTATTGCTAAATGGTATGATTACATAGCAGAACCGACCTTAGCGGATGCAATTATGGACAGGCTGATTAATAACGCAACCCACATAGAACTTAAAGGTGAATCCATGAGAAAAAGACAGAAAAAATAA